Sequence from the Verrucomicrobiota bacterium genome:
CTCCCAACTCCGAACTCCGAACTCCGAACTCCGAACTCCGAACTCCGAACTCCGAACTCCGAACTCCGAACTCCGAACTCCGAACTCCTCACTCCTCACTCCTCCTCTTTCCGCCGTGTTCGCCGTGGCTCGCCGTGTTCGCCGTGTGAACTCAGTCGTTGTGCCCGCCAAACCCGCTGTACCCGCCGTGTGACCGAACTCCGAACGCCGAGCGCTAGTGGTGGCAACGCACCAGCAACAGGGCGCCGACGAATACCACCAGGGGAAACAGGGCTGACAGGACCACCAGGCGGGCCCCTTGCCAGCGGGTCCGCCACGCCTTGGGCGAGCGCAGGTGTTGATGTCGCCCGGTCACCTTGACCAACTCAAGGTTGTCGAGGTCATGTTTCATGGCCGCGGCGGAGGCGTAGCGCCGCTGCGGCTCGCGTTCCATCGCGTGGAGGATGACCTCTTCAAGTTCCTCGCTGATTTCAGGGTTGCGCCGCCGCGGGGCCACGGGGTCGCCGGTCAGCCGTGAGTTCATCACGATAAACGGATTCGGCCCTTCAAACGGCACGGAGCCGGTCGTCATCTCATAGAGCATGGCGCCGAGGCTGTAGATGTCTGTCCGCTCGTCCCCTCGCTTGCCTTTAACCTGCTCGGGCGCCATGTAATCCGGGGTACCCATCGCCGGGCTGAAACCGGCAAAGGTCAACCGGCGCATTTCCGTGGACTTCGCGATGCCGAAATCCATGATCCGCAAGGTGCCGTCATCGCAGATCATGACGTTCTGAGGTTTGAGGTCGCGATGGACGATTTTGTTTTCGTGCATGTGGACCAGGGCCGAACAAAGGGCGCCGGCGATCTGGACGGCGTCATTCAACGGCAGTGGACGGACCTCGTTCATCAAGTCGTTGAGCGTGCGTCCCTGCAGGTATTCCATCACGATGTAAGGCCGGCTTTGGTTCGGCACGTCCATGAACCGGAGGATGTGCGGATGGTTAAGGCGCTTGCCGATCTCGGCTTCGCGCTGGAAACGGGAAAACGTGCCCGGGTCGGATTCGAACTGCATGTGCGGCACCTTCACCGCGACGATCTGCCCGGACGTACGGTCCAGGGCCCGGTAAATGGATGCCATGCCGCTGCGGTTGAGCACTTCCTGGATTTCAAAGCGTTCGTCGAGCAGGTCGCCTGCCTGAACTTCGTGGGCCATGGCTTTGTGTGCGTTTGTCCGAGACCGTTTAAGGACCGAAACATCCGAGTCATACTTCGGCTCATTCAGGCGGTCAACTTGCACGACCTGCGCGGAGAGGTTGTCGTCGGTTCCGCGACGCTCCGCCAGGGCGATGAGGTAGGGACAGATTTCATCGAGGTTGAGGCGGTCAACGCCTTCGGCGATCTCGCCGTCGTTGATGAACGCATACAGGCCGTCCGTGCAGAGCATGAGGCGGTCGCGCGACATCAGTTTCAGGCGGCGATAATCGCAGGAGACCATCGGGTCGGACCCGACGCAACGGGTTAACATCGAACGCAGGTTGCTGGCGCGCGCCTCGTGTTCGGTGATAAGCCGGAGCTTGAGCTGCAGCCCGGTGTAGGAATGATCGTCGGTGAGCCGTCGAATTTGTTCCTGGCGCACCAGGTAAACGCGCGAATCTCCGACGTGGCCGATGTGCAGTTCCCGGTCCCGGAAGATACAGACCGTGAGCGTGGTCGCCATGCCGCGCCGCTCCGGGTCCTGCATGCCCGCGTCAAAGATGACGGTATTGGCCCGGGTGAAGATCTGTTTGAATAACGCTTTCGGCGGGAGGGCGGGATCCGCGCTCTGAAACGCGGCCAGTGCGGTCTCGACGGCGAGCCGGCTCGCCACGTCACCGTGCCTGAGTCCGCCGAGGCCGTCGGCGATAATGGCGACCGCGCCGCGCCGGACCCGTTCGTCCGGGTCAGACGGCTGCCAGAACCCAAGGTAATCCTCGTTCCGGTCCCGTTTGGGACCGGTCGAGGATTGGGA
This genomic interval carries:
- a CDS encoding bifunctional protein-serine/threonine kinase/phosphatase, translating into MVSPAFHELPLHLVGKRQLFFAPCHPDRCRMLLSVVSQSSTGPKRDRNEDYLGFWQPSDPDERVRRGAVAIIADGLGGLRHGDVASRLAVETALAAFQSADPALPPKALFKQIFTRANTVIFDAGMQDPERRGMATTLTVCIFRDRELHIGHVGDSRVYLVRQEQIRRLTDDHSYTGLQLKLRLITEHEARASNLRSMLTRCVGSDPMVSCDYRRLKLMSRDRLMLCTDGLYAFINDGEIAEGVDRLNLDEICPYLIALAERRGTDDNLSAQVVQVDRLNEPKYDSDVSVLKRSRTNAHKAMAHEVQAGDLLDERFEIQEVLNRSGMASIYRALDRTSGQIVAVKVPHMQFESDPGTFSRFQREAEIGKRLNHPHILRFMDVPNQSRPYIVMEYLQGRTLNDLMNEVRPLPLNDAVQIAGALCSALVHMHENKIVHRDLKPQNVMICDDGTLRIMDFGIAKSTEMRRLTFAGFSPAMGTPDYMAPEQVKGKRGDERTDIYSLGAMLYEMTTGSVPFEGPNPFIVMNSRLTGDPVAPRRRNPEISEELEEVILHAMEREPQRRYASAAAMKHDLDNLELVKVTGRHQHLRSPKAWRTRWQGARLVVLSALFPLVVFVGALLLVRCHH